DNA sequence from the bacterium genome:
CCTGGCCGGTGTTCCACTGTCCGTCTTTCGCCGTCGCGGTATGCGGAACGGGGTCACCGTCGATCCACGTCACCTTCTGCCCAGCTCGGACGGTCACCGTGGACGGGCCGAAGGCGAACGTCGCCATGCTAATCTTGGTGGAGTTCGCCATGGCCACGGCGGATTGAGGCGCTCGAGCCGCGAAACCCTGGGCGGCGGGGGCGGTCGAGGGGGGCAGGTACTCGCTCATCGCACCTGGGCCCCGCTGCAGCGAGATCTTCCGGGGCCCGTCGCCGACAAGGATCGTGGCCACGACTTGCAGCTTTCCCATGTCCACGACCGAGACAGTGTCGTCGCCCTCGTTGGTAACGTACGCCAGATTGCCGTCCGAGGTGAGCCCAACCCAGTGGGGGAACTTGCCGACCGCGACGTCCTTGACGACCTGGTGGGAGGCGGCATCGATGATCGCCAGCTGGCCGGTGGCCTGCACGACGGCCAGCGCGTACTTATGGTCCGGCGTGAATGCGATCTGATGCGGTATCGGGCCGACGGGGATCTGTGTTGCAATCTTGTTTGTGGAGGTGTCCAGGATCTGGATGTCGGCGCTGTTGGCCTCAGTGAAGTACATGGATTTGCCATCCAGGCTGACGGTCAGCCCTCGCGGCGTCTGATCCACAGGCAGACGCGCCGTCACACGCCGTCCCGGGATGTCCACGACGACGATCGCGTTGTGGTCGGGAACGTCTTGCGAGCCGACGTACGCGGTGCGTCCATCCGGCGCGAGCGCGACGCCGTGGGGCTTCGCGACTGAGACCTGGGCGGCGATCTTGAACGTCGCGGTGTCGATAACATCCAGCTTGCCAATGTCGAAGATCGCGACAAGCAGCGTCTTCGCGTCGCGCGAGAGGGCCATTCCTTCCGGCGACCTTCCGAGGTCGAGTGTCTTGATCACCTTGTCGGTCGCGGTGTCGATCACGCTGAGCTCGGTCGCATCCTCGCTCGAGACATAAACCCGCCGCCCGTCGGGCGTCACGATGACCCCCTCCGGTCCGGCCGGGACCTTGATCGTCCGGAGGACATGCCCCGTTGCCGTGTCGAGCACGCCGATCGTGTTGTTGCCGTAGAGTCCAATGTACGCCTTCGGGGTCTTGGCCGCGGCCGCGCTCGAGGGCAGCCCGGACACAGGCCCCCCCATGGCGGTTGTCATCAGGATCGTTGCGGCCGCCATCACGCGGGCACCGTGAGTCCGCGCGAGTAGAAGAGCGCCTCGAACACGAGGCTGAATCCACCTGTCTCTCATGTGCAGTCGACCTCCCGGTAGCGTATTGGCAGGGACCGGCCCCAAGCGATCCGGAGCCCGCGTTCCGTGTGCTCGTCCACAGAGTGATACACCGCCTCGGGAAGATTGGATTGGACGAGCCAGATAGGGAGCGTGCGATTGGTCTTTGACGGGTTACTCCCCAAGCCCCGAAGTTGACGCCCCCCCCCGGTCATTTTGGGATTCTTGCTTGTGTACGGACCCGGTCAGGTGGATTCGTAGCATGCTGCCTTCCATCGTCTTGACAACAAGATACTTCATGCTAAGATAATTGTGGGTGTAGCGGCATGGATACCTCGGGAACCCATATCTGGCTGGTGTTGGTGAAGGCGTTTCACGTGATGCGACAGCACGCGGAGCGGAGCCTCGAGGGCATCGACATGTGCTTCTCGGACTTCGCGATCTTGGAGACCGTGCTCAATCGAGGACCCCAACCCGTCAACACGATAGGTCAGCGAATTGACCTCACGAGCGGAGCGGTCACGACGGCGGTGGATCGACTCGAGAGGCGTGGCCTCGTGGTCCGTCGCTTCGACCCGAACGACCGTCGCGCTCGGATCGTCACCCTCACCCCAGAAGGTGCGAAAATTATCGGCGCGATCTTTGAGCGGCACAAGGACGCCATGGATCGGCTCGCTGACGGTCTCACCAGGAGCGAACGAGCGACGCTCATTGGGCTCATCAAGAAACTCGGACTTGCGGCAGCGGAACGACTCAAGGAGCGAAAACATGCGTGAATCAGCAACTAGTCATCTGCCCAATGTCGGCGCCGGGCCGGGAAAGGGCCTCAACATTACACTGTGGTGCGTGCAGGTGCTGCTCGCCCTGGCGTTCCTCGGCGCCTCCTCTGTCCAGCTGATGGGACAGCCCGAGATGGTCAGGCTCTTCGAGGCGGTCGGCATCGGACAGTGGTTTCGGTACGTAACGGGCATTCTTGAACTCACCGGAGCTGTGTTGATCGTGGTGCCGAAGACGAGGAGCGTTGGCGCCGCGATGCTTGTGGCAATCATGCTCGGCGCAATCGCCACGCACCTCTTCATCTTGCACAACGCTCCCACAGCACCGCTCGTGCTGCTTCTCCTCTCGAGCTTCGTGGTCTGGGGCGGCGGCGGGAGCTCGCGCGCGAGCAATCGACATGACCAAGATTTCCGTGATCGTCGGCAGTGTTGGCAGGAATCGCTTCTCCGAGAAACCCGGGCAGTGGATCGTCGACGACTAAACCGGAGGCCATCATGGCGGACGATTGGAACAAAGCGATCACCGACGAGTTCCGCGCGAACGGCGGCAGGGTCGGCGGACAGTTCACGGGCGCGCCGCTCCTTATCTTGCACAGCGTCGGAGCCAAGTCCGGCAGGACGCGTGTGAACCCGCTGATGTATCAGGATCTCGGGCAGGGCCGCGTCGCCATCTTTGCCACCAAATCCGGCGCGCCGACGAACCCGGATTGGTACCACAACCTGGTCGCCAATCCGCACGCCCGTGTGGAGCTCGGCACAGAGACGTTCGATGTGGCGGCCAGAGTGGCGGCCGCTGAGGAGCGGCAGCGAATTTGGGCCGCGCAGAAACAGCGCTACCCGAACTTCGCGGAATACGAGCGGAAGACGAAGCGTCAGATTCCCGTCGTCATCCTGGAGCGTGCCGGCGCACACGGAGCGTCACAGTGATGAGGGCCGCTGCTTGTTCCCCGAATCTCTTGCCAATAGCCCGCAGCTGCGCCGCCGCGTTCGTCGGGCGTGTCGGCCCTTGCCCGGCGCAGG
Encoded proteins:
- a CDS encoding cytochrome D1 domain-containing protein encodes the protein MAAATILMTTAMGGPVSGLPSSAAAAKTPKAYIGLYGNNTIGVLDTATGHVLRTIKVPAGPEGVIVTPDGRRVYVSSEDATELSVIDTATDKVIKTLDLGRSPEGMALSRDAKTLLVAIFDIGKLDVIDTATFKIAAQVSVAKPHGVALAPDGRTAYVGSQDVPDHNAIVVVDIPGRRVTARLPVDQTPRGLTVSLDGKSMYFTEANSADIQILDTSTNKIATQIPVGPIPHQIAFTPDHKYALAVVQATGQLAIIDAASHQVVKDVAVGKFPHWVGLTSDGNLAYVTNEGDDTVSVVDMGKLQVVATILVGDGPRKISLQRGPGAMSEYLPPSTAPAAQGFAARAPQSAVAMANSTKISMATFAFGPSTVTVRAGQKVTWIDGDPVPHTATAKDGQWNTGQVVPGGSFTVTMTKPGSYEYFCGNHPFMQAKVIVTK
- a CDS encoding MarR family transcriptional regulator → MDTSGTHIWLVLVKAFHVMRQHAERSLEGIDMCFSDFAILETVLNRGPQPVNTIGQRIDLTSGAVTTAVDRLERRGLVVRRFDPNDRRARIVTLTPEGAKIIGAIFERHKDAMDRLADGLTRSERATLIGLIKKLGLAAAERLKERKHA
- a CDS encoding DoxX family protein, giving the protein MRESATSHLPNVGAGPGKGLNITLWCVQVLLALAFLGASSVQLMGQPEMVRLFEAVGIGQWFRYVTGILELTGAVLIVVPKTRSVGAAMLVAIMLGAIATHLFILHNAPTAPLVLLLLSSFVVWGGGGSSRASNRHDQDFRDRRQCWQESLLRETRAVDRRRLNRRPSWRTIGTKRSPTSSARTAAGSADSSRARRSLSCTASEPSPAGRV
- a CDS encoding nitroreductase family deazaflavin-dependent oxidoreductase — encoded protein: MTDEFRANGGRVGGQFTGAPLLILHSVGAKSGRTRVNPLMYQDLGQGRVAIFATKSGAPTNPDWYHNLVANPHARVELGTETFDVAARVAAAEERQRIWAAQKQRYPNFAEYERKTKRQIPVVILERAGAHGASQ